ACAAGTACGATCGTCGTCCGGTGAAGACAAAAAAAATCAACAGCCTGGCCTATTGCGCGCAGGAAGTGCTGGCCGCTGCGGAAGACATGAAAGAAGCGGCCGTCGGCTCCGAGCGGGAGACAGCAAAGGCTGATACCGGGCTGAATGCCGCGGAAATCGCAAAGTTCATGCGGAAGAATGCAGGTAAGCTGCGGCAGATTCAGTCGCCCGCGCAGGTCCACGCCACGGCCGAAGAAGTAGCGGCCGCGCTTTCCGCGCTGGCGGACGAAGTGGAGAGCGCTGCCACCCTGCCGCGACTCGAAGACCTGGAACGCCGGCTGACCGTGATGGAAGAAAAGCTTCAGGCGGCGCTGACGGTGGCTGCACCGGAAGAAGAGCTCGTCGCCTTGCGGGCGGAAGCCGACCGCGAAATTGCACCATATCGCAGCAAAATGCCGGCGGCACAAATCGTACAACTGCAGAAACAATTTACTCACAGGCGGATGCTCGAAAAGGCTACAATGCCCAGACTCAGCCTCTTTTACATGTGAATCTTAAAATCGAAAAGATGGTCTACGGCGGCGATGGCCTGGCTCGTCTTCCCGACGGGAAAGCCGTGTTTTTGCCCTTTGTGCTTCCCGGCGAGGAAGTAAGCGCCACCTTGAGCAAAGAGAAGAGCAGCTTTGCCCGGGGCACGGCCGAGCATGTGATCAAGCCGTCAGAGATGCGGATCCAACCGCAGTGCGAGTACTTCTCGAGCTGCGGCGGCTGCCACTACCAGCACACCGCATACTCGACGCAACTGGAGTTCAAACGCGCCATCCTGCGGGAAACGCTGCTGCGCAACGCCAAGTTTGAGTGGACCAAGGAAATCATCACGCATTCGGCGGAAGCCTGGAATTACCGCAACCGGACGCGGGTGAAGATTCGCGGCGGAAAGGACTTTGCGCTGGGCTACCATCGCGTGTCGTCGCATGATCTGCTGCCGGTAAAGAATTGTCCCATCAGCTCGCCGGCGGTGAACCGGCTGATCACGCAGTTGTGGGAACTGGGGCTGGCTGGCGGCGTTCCCCAAGGGGTGAACGAAATTGAGTTCTTCGCCGACCATGCTGACTCCCGCCTGGTGTTGGAGATTTACCAAGCCCCGGACGCCCAGGGAATCCGCGAATTTGCCGGCGAGCTGCAGAACCGAATCTCAGAGATACAGGGCCTGGCCATCTTTTCCGGCCCAGCCGGGGGCGGACAGGCGCAGATGAAAGAAGCGGTGGGCAATCCGTCACTGATGTACCAGGTGGGTGAAAAGGCCTTCAGGGTGAGCGCGGGATCGTTTTTCCAGACTAACCGCTTGCTGGTGCAGGAGCTGGTAAAGACGGTGACTTCTGATTTCTTCGGCAAGATCGCCGTGGACCTGTACGCCGGCGTTGGGTTGTTCGCCAACCATCTGGCCAAGCGCTTTGATCAGGTGTTTGCCGTGGAGTCGGCGCCGGCGTCGGCGGCTGATCTCCAGGCCAACGCGCTCAAGAACGTGGTCCCGGTGAAGACCACCACCGAGCAGTTTCTGCCGCGCTGCCTCAATCTTCATCCGGACGTGGTGGTGGTTGATCCGCCGCGCTCCGGCCTGGGGACCAAAGCCAGCCAGCTTCTGGCCGCGCTTCGGGTGAAGAAGATTGTGTACGTCTCCTGCGACCCAGCGACGCTGGCGCGCGACGTCCGCCTGCTGCTGGAAACCGGCTACCACGTGGAAGACGTGCACCTGATTGATCTGTTTCCCCAGACTTTTCATATTGAAAGCATCGTAAGGCTGTCACGATAGAGAGTTCGCTCGGCAAGGCAAGTAAGCACGATGAACGTCCCGCAACATCCTGAGCCTCCGCAACTAAACACTCATGCGCCTCTCATCGTGGCAGCCGCGGCGTTTGCTTGCGGAATCTGGCTGGCGGGACAACTGCTGCGTTCTCCTTCGCAATGGAGCATCGCGTCGGCGCTGCTGGCAGCGTGCGCGATGGCCGCTGTCGCCAACAAGAACCTGCGGATCGCGCAAGCTTCGGCAGTGCTGGCTCTGGTTGGGGCCGGAGCTTTTGCGCGTGTTTGCACGCCAATCCCCAGCGTGGTGGTTCCTCCTGCGGAGTTCATCAGCGGCGAGCGCGTGGAAGTCATCGGCCACGTTGTGAATGACGGCGCAACCCTGGCCGGAAGCGGGCCGCGCGAACGCTTCGATCTGCAAACCGAGAGCATGATGCTCGGCGAACTCAAATTCACGCAGCCGGTGGGCATTCGCGCAACGCTGTTTTCCAGCAACCGGCGAGCCAAAAGCGAGGACTCAGTCGGGAGTCCGCAATTTCCCGAGATGGCGTACGGCGACCGTGTACATTTCATCGCCAAGTTGCGACCGCCGAGAAATTTTCGCAACCCCGGTGCATTTGACTACGAGGGCTACCTGCACAGCCTGGGAATTTCGACGCTGGCTTCGGTTTCCGTCGACGAAATTGAAATCCTTCCGGGAAGAGCCGGCGGCCGGCTGGGTTTCTGGCGCAGCCGCATTCGCCGCAGCATTCTGGAGCACATCAACGGGCAACCAACGGCGCTGTGGAGCCGCGAGGACGCCGCGCTGTTTTCCGCGATGATCATCGGCGACGATTCGCTTCTGCTGCGCAACGTCCGCGAAGAATTTCAGCAGACCGGCGTTTACCACCTGCTGGTGGTCTCCGGAATGAACGTGGCGCTGCTGGCGTTCGCCGTATTCTGGCTGGCGCGGCGGCTGCGCACACCGCAGTGGGCGGCTTCGGTGGTCACGATTGCGCTGGCCGTCTTTTATGCGTACATCGCGGGCATGGGCGTACCCATCATGCGCGCGGTGCTCATGTTGTCTGTCTATTTACTGGCACGGCTGTTTTATCGGGGAAGACAGTCGCTGAACGCCACCGGGTTTGCCGCACTGATAGTGCTGGTAATTTCGCCCGCGGCCTTGTTTGAGGCGGGGTTCCAACTAACGTTTCTGGCGTTGGTGGCGATTGCCGGCATCGGCGTGCCGGTGTTGCAGCGCACGTCGTCACCCTACCGCCTGGCTCTTCTGCATATGGACTCCACCGCTTACGATCTCAATCTGGAGCCAAAGCTCGCGCAGCTTCGGCTGGACATGCGCTTGATCATGGAACGGCTGGGACGTTTTGTAGGCGCAGCTCCAGCGCGATGGCTGGTGCTGGCCGTGGTGAGCGCCGGCGTGGCAGTGTTCGAGTTGATCGCGGTGTCAGCGATTACCCAGGCGACGCTGGTGGCGCCGATGCGGGCGTATTTCCACCGCGCAGCCATCATCGGGATGCCGGCCAACATTCTGGTGCTGCCGCTGGCCGGAGTCATGCTCAACTCCGGCGTGGCCGCCATCGCGTTGAGCTATGTGTGGTGGCCGCTGGCGCGGGTCGCCGGCTTCATCGCCGCGGCCGCCCTCCACTGGACGCTGGGCTGCCTGCAATGGCTGGCACACTTCAATATCTCGCAGTGGCGCGTGCCGGATGCCGGCGTGGTGATCTTCCTGGTGGCGGCGACAGGGATTTTGCTGGCGCTGCTGGCGGTCCGCCGGCAACCGCAGACCGCCACGGCCGGACTTGCGCTGTTATTCGCGTCTGCGGCGGTTGTAGCGTTCTACGCGCCGCGTCCCGCCATTGAACCAGGCAAGCTGGAAGTGACCAGCATTGACGTTGGCCAGGGCGATTCCCTGCTGGTGATTTCTCCACAAGGCCGCACCATGTTGATTGACGGCGGCGGCAGCGTGGGCCCGGTACGGAGCGAATTCGATTTCGGAGAAGACGTGGTCTCGACGTATTTGTGGTCGCGCGGCATTGCTCATCTGGACGTGGTGGCGCTTACCCACGCACATGGTGATCACATCGGCGGCCTGACGCGAATCGTTGAGAATTTTCATCCGCGCGAGCTGTGGGTGGGCATCAATCCCCAGACGGACGCGGTGGCCCGGCTGTACCAGACGGCGCTGCAGAACCACGCGGTCATCCGCATACACACTGCGGGCGAAGAATTGGAGTGGGGCAGCGCCCAGGTGCGCGTGCTGGCTCCACCCGCTGACTGGCGGCCCAAGGTACGCCCTGCGAATGATGATTCCCTGGCTTTGCTGGTTTCTTATGGCAGGACGTCTGCGCTGCTGGCCGGTGACTTGGAAAACAAGATGGAAAAATTCGTGGCCACGGAAGCGCTGCACGCCGATCTGCTGAAAGTAGCGCACCACGGCAGCGCCACCTCCACCACGCCGGAGCTGCTGGCAGCGGTGGAGCCAAAGTTCGCCGTGGTTTCTGTGGGTTACCGAAATTCGTTCGGACATCCGCGCGCGGACGTCCTGCAACGCCTGGAAGCGTCGCACGTGCGCACATACCGTACTGATCTGCTGGGCGCGGTGACTTTTCTGCTCGATGGAAAACAGGTCCAAGCCAAGCTGGCCTCAAGCTACTGAGGAACGGCCAGCGGCTATTCCACCGTGTCTTCCGCGCCTTCTTCCGCTTCTATTTCTTCCGCGGGAATGCTGTTCTTGTACTCTTCAATGACCTTCTTGGCTTCTTCGGCCTGCGCCGGGTTCACGCGCACCACCACGCCGCCCACGCCCGGCCAGATAGACTGCGCGGCGTCAATGCTGGCGACGTCGGATTCAATTCCCGCCGAAGTCAGCAGCGCATGAACCACCAGGGCCTCCGATTCCTGTTGCGTGTCAAACACATTCACCAGTTCAGGGTCCGCTTGCGGTTGTGTGCCCATGCTCTTCCTCCTTGCAGTCCTCTATCTTAGTAGGATGCCGGGAGAAGTGCGAACGTCAATGTGCTGGCGGGCGGTTTTTGAAACGGGAGACCCAAGGGACACCGGATGGGGCCTACTTCTTGGCCTTGTCTATGCGCTGCAGGACAAAAGTGAGCGTGCCCCAGTCCATGCGGGCGCGCATCTGCACCGGGACGCGGGCGGCGTCCTCTGAATACCAGATCCATAGCTTGCCCTTGCTACGCAGCACAGGAGAGGAACTTTCCGGCTGCACGCGGATGGTATCGAACGTCCCTGCTGGAGTCTTGATCTGCTCGCGCGCTTCGGCGTGCACGCCGACGGTTACCGTCTCGCCGCCGTCGTTGAGCGGGAAATTGTAGGTGCGGCCGGGCAGCAGCGGCAGAGAACCCACGTAGTAGATTCCGGAAAGCACGTCAGTCACGCAGTTGGGAACGTCATGCTCTTCGTGCCGGCTCTCATTCTTCCTGAGGTTCTTGTGGTCGGTGACCGACTTGCGGCGCTGGTAGTCAAAGGTGGTGCTGGACTCCACGCGGCGGAAGCCTTCTTCCAGATGGCGGGAAACGCTGCGCGAACAAAAACTGGACGGGTCAAAGAAAGACTCCAGCCGGTCCTGGACATGGAACAGCAGGGCCACGGTGCCGGCAGCGTCAGCGGTGCCCACCGTCCGGTATTCCGGACCAGCCTTCTCCATGCGCAGAGTGGCGACTCCCGCGCTGAAGATGCGCCATTCGGCCGCATAGACGTAGGTCTGGCCGACCTGGGGCTGGTACTCCGGGCGAGGCTTGGCGATGGAAGGTGCGACCAGGACCGCCTGGGCGATATCGGCAGGCGGGTGCGGCGATGAGTCGCCGGGAAATAAAAACACGAGAGCTGCGGCCAGTCCGTGATGGAATCGGATCAATGTTGTACCAAGACCATTTTGAGGATCAAAGCGCCTAACATGCAGGCAGAACCTATAGCTGCATTGTACTCGCGGTGGCGGAGATAAAGCTCCATAGAAAATTGCTGCGCCGAGGCAACGCTTTCGCCCGCGTTACGGTAGGGCGTGAGCCGGGGCAGAAGACGGGGCACATGCGCCGCGTACTGGTTGTAATCAGGGAAAATTGAACGCAAGTATTTTTCTTCCGCGCGGATCACCGGCAGGTAGATCGCCAGGAACATGAGGAGTGCGCCGCCGGCAATCCACCAGTTGCGCGCGGCCACGGCAAACCCAATGGCGATGAGCACGGAGCCCAGGTACAGCGGGTTGCGGGTGAAGGCGTACGGCCCGGTGGTGGTGAGCTCGGCGTTCTTGCGGATGTGTCCGGAGGACACTGCACGGACGAAAACACCGGCAACAATGACCACGCCACCGGCGGCAATAAACAGCCACTGCGGACGCGCAAACCAAAAATACGCCGCGGCAAAAACAAAGCCCAGCGGCACGCGCATACGAGTTGCGATCCGCGACCAGCTAGGCATGGCTGCTTTCCACAGGCTTGCCAGCTACTTGGTTGCTTGACACTGGTTTGCTTGCTAAGAGATGACGGGCGGCGGCAATTACTTCCTCCGCGTCGATCTTCAGCAGGCCTTCTTCCGGCCGGCGATGATGAGAAAAAGTTGTCTCGCTCTCCGGATGTCGCAGGGCAATGGTGTTGGGGCCAAAAGGGCCGGTGCGCGCCGGATCGGTGGGACCGTAGAGTCCCACGGCGGGAACGCCGAGCGCAGCCGCCAGATGCAACGGGCCGGTATCGCCGCCAACGAAAAGGCGCGCGCGGCGGGTGATGGCGATGAGTTGTCCGACTGTGCAGTTGAGGAGAAATGCGTTGCTTTTGCTGGCGCCGGCCACAGCCTGCCCCAAAGTTTCTTCTCCGGGGCCCACGTTGACCAGAGTTTTGATGTTGTGGGTGGCCAGCGCCGCGGCAACCTGTCCGAAGCGCTCCGCCGGCCACTGCTTGCCGCCCCAGCCAGCGCCGGGGTTCACGATGGCGAAGCTGGCAATGCCCAGCCGCTGGATCTCGCGCTCGGCCCAGGCTTCGCCCGCAGGATCGCGCGGCAGTTGCGGCGCCGTCATTGGCAGTTCTGCCAGCCCGACATGGTCCTTGAGCGTTTGCGCAGCCAGAGCAAGATTCTGTTCGATCACGTGGTCACCCGAGCGGGAGAATTTGTGGGAGTAAAACAATCGTGCTGCGGATTCGCGAGGATCAACGTAGCCGGCAATGACCGGAGCGCCGCCGAGCCAGGCGAAAAAACCTGACTTGATGTTGCCTTGGAAATCCAAAATGATGTCATAGCGCGTGTCGCGCACGCGTTTGAAGCCTCCGCGAATTTCCTTGAGCGTGGCCGGACGAAAGAAACGCCGGCGCCAGCGCGCGGTGTTGACCGTGTGCACCAGGTCCACCACCGGCTTCTGCGGGCCGCGATCAACGGGGCTGTGTTTGTGACGGCGCGCGGTCAGCAGTTCTGACCAGCGCTCCTCCACCAGCCAGCCAAGCGTCGCCTCCGGCAGGGCGCGGCGGATGGCCGTGGCCGCGGGCAAGGCATGGAGAATGTCGCCGAGCGCGCCCAGGCGCACGATGAGGATTTTGGTCATTCTCCCTTACCTAATAATTCGGTAGTCGAATGGTCTTTGGGATCGCCGACAATCTCCACGCGTCCGCCGCAGGCCAGAACGACGTCGCGTTCGGGGACGGTGGCGGCGGTGTAGTCGGTGCCCTTGGCGTGGATGTCCGGGCGGAGGGCACGGACCACTTCGCGGACGTCGGGAGCGTCAAAGATGGTTACCGCATCCACGTCAGCCAGGCCGGCAAGGATTTCAGCGCGCTCGCTTGCCGGGATACGCGGGCGCCCTTCGCCCTTCAGAGCGCGGGCGCTGGCGTCAGAGTTTACGGCGACCACCAGGCGTCCTCCCAGTGCCTTGGCCGCGTGGAGGTAGCGCACGTGTCCCACATG
The Terriglobia bacterium genome window above contains:
- a CDS encoding class I SAM-dependent RNA methyltransferase, whose product is MNLKIEKMVYGGDGLARLPDGKAVFLPFVLPGEEVSATLSKEKSSFARGTAEHVIKPSEMRIQPQCEYFSSCGGCHYQHTAYSTQLEFKRAILRETLLRNAKFEWTKEIITHSAEAWNYRNRTRVKIRGGKDFALGYHRVSSHDLLPVKNCPISSPAVNRLITQLWELGLAGGVPQGVNEIEFFADHADSRLVLEIYQAPDAQGIREFAGELQNRISEIQGLAIFSGPAGGGQAQMKEAVGNPSLMYQVGEKAFRVSAGSFFQTNRLLVQELVKTVTSDFFGKIAVDLYAGVGLFANHLAKRFDQVFAVESAPASAADLQANALKNVVPVKTTTEQFLPRCLNLHPDVVVVDPPRSGLGTKASQLLAALRVKKIVYVSCDPATLARDVRLLLETGYHVEDVHLIDLFPQTFHIESIVRLSR
- a CDS encoding ComEC/Rec2 family competence protein codes for the protein MNVPQHPEPPQLNTHAPLIVAAAAFACGIWLAGQLLRSPSQWSIASALLAACAMAAVANKNLRIAQASAVLALVGAGAFARVCTPIPSVVVPPAEFISGERVEVIGHVVNDGATLAGSGPRERFDLQTESMMLGELKFTQPVGIRATLFSSNRRAKSEDSVGSPQFPEMAYGDRVHFIAKLRPPRNFRNPGAFDYEGYLHSLGISTLASVSVDEIEILPGRAGGRLGFWRSRIRRSILEHINGQPTALWSREDAALFSAMIIGDDSLLLRNVREEFQQTGVYHLLVVSGMNVALLAFAVFWLARRLRTPQWAASVVTIALAVFYAYIAGMGVPIMRAVLMLSVYLLARLFYRGRQSLNATGFAALIVLVISPAALFEAGFQLTFLALVAIAGIGVPVLQRTSSPYRLALLHMDSTAYDLNLEPKLAQLRLDMRLIMERLGRFVGAAPARWLVLAVVSAGVAVFELIAVSAITQATLVAPMRAYFHRAAIIGMPANILVLPLAGVMLNSGVAAIALSYVWWPLARVAGFIAAAALHWTLGCLQWLAHFNISQWRVPDAGVVIFLVAATGILLALLAVRRQPQTATAGLALLFASAAVVAFYAPRPAIEPGKLEVTSIDVGQGDSLLVISPQGRTMLIDGGGSVGPVRSEFDFGEDVVSTYLWSRGIAHLDVVALTHAHGDHIGGLTRIVENFHPRELWVGINPQTDAVARLYQTALQNHAVIRIHTAGEELEWGSAQVRVLAPPADWRPKVRPANDDSLALLVSYGRTSALLAGDLENKMEKFVATEALHADLLKVAHHGSATSTTPELLAAVEPKFAVVSVGYRNSFGHPRADVLQRLEASHVRTYRTDLLGAVTFLLDGKQVQAKLASSY
- a CDS encoding DUF2007 domain-containing protein; its protein translation is MGTQPQADPELVNVFDTQQESEALVVHALLTSAGIESDVASIDAAQSIWPGVGGVVVRVNPAQAEEAKKVIEEYKNSIPAEEIEAEEGAEDTVE
- a CDS encoding DUF3108 domain-containing protein, with translation MFLFPGDSSPHPPADIAQAVLVAPSIAKPRPEYQPQVGQTYVYAAEWRIFSAGVATLRMEKAGPEYRTVGTADAAGTVALLFHVQDRLESFFDPSSFCSRSVSRHLEEGFRRVESSTTFDYQRRKSVTDHKNLRKNESRHEEHDVPNCVTDVLSGIYYVGSLPLLPGRTYNFPLNDGGETVTVGVHAEAREQIKTPAGTFDTIRVQPESSSPVLRSKGKLWIWYSEDAARVPVQMRARMDWGTLTFVLQRIDKAKK
- a CDS encoding isoprenylcysteine carboxylmethyltransferase family protein; translation: MPSWSRIATRMRVPLGFVFAAAYFWFARPQWLFIAAGGVVIVAGVFVRAVSSGHIRKNAELTTTGPYAFTRNPLYLGSVLIAIGFAVAARNWWIAGGALLMFLAIYLPVIRAEEKYLRSIFPDYNQYAAHVPRLLPRLTPYRNAGESVASAQQFSMELYLRHREYNAAIGSACMLGALILKMVLVQH
- a CDS encoding glycosyltransferase family 9 protein is translated as MTKILIVRLGALGDILHALPAATAIRRALPEATLGWLVEERWSELLTARRHKHSPVDRGPQKPVVDLVHTVNTARWRRRFFRPATLKEIRGGFKRVRDTRYDIILDFQGNIKSGFFAWLGGAPVIAGYVDPRESAARLFYSHKFSRSGDHVIEQNLALAAQTLKDHVGLAELPMTAPQLPRDPAGEAWAEREIQRLGIASFAIVNPGAGWGGKQWPAERFGQVAAALATHNIKTLVNVGPGEETLGQAVAGASKSNAFLLNCTVGQLIAITRRARLFVGGDTGPLHLAAALGVPAVGLYGPTDPARTGPFGPNTIALRHPESETTFSHHRRPEEGLLKIDAEEVIAAARHLLASKPVSSNQVAGKPVESSHA
- a CDS encoding adenylyltransferase/cytidyltransferase family protein, giving the protein MFELTPLAALVRQWRTAGEKIILTNGCFDLLHVGHVRYLHAAKALGGRLVVAVNSDASARALKGEGRPRIPASERAEILAGLADVDAVTIFDAPDVREVVRALRPDIHAKGTDYTAATVPERDVVLACGGRVEIVGDPKDHSTTELLGKGE